The following is a genomic window from Atribacteraceae bacterium.
CTGGAGGATCTCGACCCGAATTTCATAAAAAAAGTGACCGGGCCGACCATCATGGTCGCCGGGAAAAATTTCGGCTGCGGGTCTTCGCGGGAACACGCTCCTCTGGCGATTAAAGCCTCAGGAGTCCAAGCGGTGGTTGCCGCGTCTTTTGCCCGAATTTTCTACCGGAATGCCCTGAATATCGGATTACCGATTTTTGAGTCGCAAGATGCCGCAACCGGTATCCGGGAGGGCGACGAAATGATAATTGATACCCAGGCCGGGACGATTACCGATTTGACCAGCGGAGCCATCTTCACAGCCCAACCTTTGCCGCCCTTTCTGCAGGAAATGATCTCCCGGGGGGGGCTTATGAACTACGTGAAGGACACCTTACGGGAACGGAAGCAAAAACACTGAACGCGGGATGCCGGGGTTGTCTGAGCACGCCCCGGCGGCTTCACATGCAAAAGCGATCATCGACCTCACAGTTCGATTTCGGCCACCGAATCAACCACGCAATGCGGACGGTAAGGAAAGCGGGTAACCATCTCGGCTTTGGTAACACCGGTAAGCACCAAAATCGTTTCTAACCCGGCCTCCAAGCCGACGACGATGTCGGTATCCATCCGGTCACCGACCATTACTGCGTTTTCCGAGTGTTCATCCAGATAACGTAAGGCCAACCGCATAATCAACGGATTGGGTTTCCCCACAAAGTAGGGGGCTTGACCGGTCGCCTTCTCTAAAAGGGCAGCGACCGCTCCGCAGGCAGGAATAATGCCGTAGTCGCTGGGCCCTGAGGCGTCGGGATTGGTGGCGATAAAAGGGGTTCCGCTCAATATTAATTGGGACGCCCTGATTATCTTGTCATAGGAATAGGCCTCAAGCTCGCCCAGGATAACAAAGTCCGGATTATAATCGGTCAGGACGTATCCAACTTCGTTCAGGGCCTGGTAAAGGCCGGTCCCCCCGACCACAAAAGCCGACCCGTTGGGTTTTTGAGATCGCACAAAGCTGGCGGTAGCCATGGCGCTGGAATAAAAATGCCGGGCATCGAGCGAGATGCCCACTGAACGCAGCCGGTGCTGTAAATCAAGCGGAACGTACCGGGAATTGTTGGTTAAAACCAGGTACTTATGCCCACCCTCCTCCAATCGCTGGATAAACTCGCGTGCCCCCGGTATGGCCTTCTCTCCATAAACCAGCACACCATCCATATCTATCAAATAACTCTTCTTATTCACCATGACTTCCTCCCTCATATCTTGTCCACTTCCCGGTATGACCGAAATATACCAGTTACGCGCTGGTATGTTACCTGATCACAATGCAGCCAGACCTCGCGCTGCCCTCTATCTGCATCTTATAAGCGTATATTGCGCTTATTAAAGAAAGATGAAAAAGACATTGATTTCCTCTTGTATTCCCCCAAGAGCTCAGAGGCACAATTGGTGCACTAAAAACCGGAGAGGTTTATGCCCGCCTTACTGTCCTTGTGTTCCACAAGAATTACGGATCACCAGATCCGTGGAGATCACCCGGCCGGAGATATCTTCGCGTTTTCCTTCCATCATTTTGGCTAAGAGCTGAACCGCATGATTGCCCAACTCCCGAGCTTTCCAGTCTATCCCGGACAGTGGGGGATCAAAGTCCGCGGAGCTATCGTTTTCCAGCATACTCATGATCGCCAGGCTCTCCGGTACGCGGCGATTCAGATCCCGGGCAGCCCTCAAAACACCGTTAGCCAGCCCTTGACTTTCGCAGAATGCTGCCGTAACCCCGGGGTGCTCGCGCAGAAGATCTTTGACTGCCAATGCGACCCGATAGGAATCAGGTTCCAGATTGAGCTGTAGTTTTTCCTGGAATGGAAGCCGGTTTTTCTCCAATGCCCGCTGGTAACCGCGTAAGGCCTGGAGATCGATGATTCTTCGTTCCTCAGTTCCCAGAAAAAGAATTTCCCGGTGACCACCCGTGATCAGTCTCTGAACCGCTTTGTCGACCATAGCCGTAACATCGATGAAAACCCAGCTGACTCCCCGATTATCCTGCACTTCCGGCTTGC
Proteins encoded in this region:
- a CDS encoding 3-isopropylmalate dehydratase small subunit → MQIRGRVIRYGDNVDTDVIIPARYLTATDPLELAKHCLEDLDPNFIKKVTGPTIMVAGKNFGCGSSREHAPLAIKASGVQAVVAASFARIFYRNALNIGLPIFESQDAATGIREGDEMIIDTQAGTITDLTSGAIFTAQPLPPFLQEMISRGGLMNYVKDTLRERKQKH
- a CDS encoding HAD-IIA family hydrolase, whose translation is MVNKKSYLIDMDGVLVYGEKAIPGAREFIQRLEEGGHKYLVLTNNSRYVPLDLQHRLRSVGISLDARHFYSSAMATASFVRSQKPNGSAFVVGGTGLYQALNEVGYVLTDYNPDFVILGELEAYSYDKIIRASQLILSGTPFIATNPDASGPSDYGIIPACGAVAALLEKATGQAPYFVGKPNPLIMRLALRYLDEHSENAVMVGDRMDTDIVVGLEAGLETILVLTGVTKAEMVTRFPYRPHCVVDSVAEIEL
- a CDS encoding LacI family DNA-binding transcriptional regulator, which encodes MITIDEIARRANVSKSTVSNVLNNRDDRVSPETKSKILQVIDELGYRSRKARKGLALAKTGTIVVLFPHSLVRLLSFPLQHELMRGVAEAAHRLNYQVVITTSGQDFNPSLACEDLINPDLGDGYLVTELLKRDGRLKRLSRGLETFVCLGKPEVQDNRGVSWVFIDVTAMVDKAVQRLITGGHREILFLGTEERRIIDLQALRGYQRALEKNRLPFQEKLQLNLEPDSYRVALAVKDLLREHPGVTAAFCESQGLANGVLRAARDLNRRVPESLAIMSMLENDSSADFDPPLSGIDWKARELGNHAVQLLAKMMEGKREDISGRVISTDLVIRNSCGTQGQ